Proteins from one Xenopus tropicalis strain Nigerian chromosome 1, UCB_Xtro_10.0, whole genome shotgun sequence genomic window:
- the cryba4 gene encoding beta-crystallin A4 codes for MTQHCTKFSGHWKIIVWDEECFQGRRHEFTAECYNIMECGFETVRSFKIESGAWVGYEHLGFQGQQFVLERGEYPRWEAWSGSNAYHVERMTSFRPIACANHRDCKMSIFEKENFLGRKGEISDDYPSLQAMGWCNNEVGSFRVHSGAWVCYQYPGYRGFQYIMECDRHSGEYKHWREWGSHAQTFQIQSIRRIQQ; via the exons ATGACTCAACATTGTACCAAATTTTCTGGACACTGGAAG aTAATTGTATGGGATGAAGAATGTTTTCAGGGACGGAGACACGAGTTTACAGCTGAATGCTACAATATTATGGAATGTGGATTTGAAACTGTTCGCTCATTTAAAATAGAAAGTGGAGC ATGGGTTGGCTATGAGCACTTAGGATTCCAAGGCCAGCAGTTTGTGTTGGAGAGAGGAGAGTACCCCCGCTGGGAGGCCTGGAGTGGCAGCAATGCCTATCATGTTGAGCGAATGACTTCTTTCCGACCCATTGCCTGTGCT AACCATCGTGATTGCAAGATGTCCATATTTGAGAAGGAAAACTTCCTGGGAAGGAAAGGAGAGATAAGTGATGACTATCCCTCTCTGCAAGCTATGGGATGGTGCAACAATGAAGTAGGCTCATTCCGTGTTCATTCTGGCGC CTGGGTGTGCTACCAGTATCCTGGTTACCGCGGATTTCAGTACATCATGGAATGTGACCGCCACTCTGGAGAATACAAGCACTGGAGAGAATGGGGATCCCATGCACAAACCTTCCAGATTCAGTCCATCCGCAGAATTCAGCAGTAA